One genomic window of Candidatus Kuenenia stuttgartiensis includes the following:
- a CDS encoding sulfurtransferase TusA family protein has protein sequence MKADETLDCYGLMCPMPIFKTAGKMNEIAPGKILEIIATDEGIKKDIVSWCNSTGNELLEINEEEGEIHLFVRKSS, from the coding sequence ATGAAAGCGGATGAAACACTCGATTGTTACGGACTTATGTGTCCGATGCCCATTTTTAAAACCGCAGGCAAGATGAACGAAATAGCGCCGGGCAAAATACTTGAGATAATCGCTACAGATGAAGGAATTAAAAAAGACATTGTTTCGTGGTGCAATAGCACGGGAAATGAGCTTTTAGAGATAAACGAAGAAGAAGGAGAGATTCACCTGTTTGTGAGAAAATCGAGTTAA
- the nifU gene encoding Fe-S cluster assembly scaffold protein NifU: MQYSAKVMDHFANPRNVGEVAEADGVGEVGNPACGDIMKMSIKVKDNVIVDAKFKTFGCGAAIATSSISTEMIIGKTLDEALRLTNKAVAEALDGLPPAKMHCSVLAEEAIEAAIDDYLKKTTGKGLEKKKGHSHEEHHHHEPDFRPN; this comes from the coding sequence ATGCAATATAGCGCAAAGGTAATGGATCATTTTGCAAATCCGCGTAATGTAGGAGAAGTTGCTGAGGCAGATGGCGTTGGCGAGGTGGGAAACCCTGCATGCGGCGATATCATGAAGATGTCCATTAAGGTGAAGGATAATGTAATAGTTGACGCAAAGTTTAAAACATTCGGCTGCGGGGCGGCTATTGCAACTAGCAGTATTTCTACAGAAATGATTATAGGAAAAACGCTTGACGAAGCGTTGCGGCTTACCAATAAAGCAGTTGCAGAAGCATTGGATGGCTTGCCGCCGGCAAAAATGCATTGTTCTGTATTGGCAGAAGAAGCAATTGAAGCCGCTATCGATGACTACCTTAAGAAAACAACTGGAAAAGGCCTGGAGAAAAAGAAGGGGCATTCACACGAAGAGCATCACCACCATGAACCCGATTTCCGGCCAAATTAA
- a CDS encoding Rpn family recombination-promoting nuclease/putative transposase produces MEVFNPHDKFFKETFSIRENAIDFLRGTFPPEILKKLDLSTLTQDNNSYIDEELKEHFSDIVYTCFCKDKELRITLLFEHKSYAVACPYLQLMKYLLKIWESNSKQAQRLIPVIPVILYHGKETWNVRRFRDYFEGIDEVFFRFIPEFEYLLTDLSFYSNEEIKDKVFRRASLQITMLLMRNIYNDKILGDKLKVFFEIGKQYFEEGEGLKFLESVIRYLYYASDISEERVIDTLKEVSEEGGKLSMTIAARLIEKGKLAGIEEGRKEGKEEGRIEGRAEGAIEGERKGRLKGRIEGIMEGWKDGEWKGERKGRIKGLRHCPKIIWYFY; encoded by the coding sequence ATGGAGGTGTTCAATCCACACGACAAATTTTTCAAAGAGACATTTTCCATACGGGAGAATGCAATCGATTTTCTTCGCGGGACGTTTCCCCCGGAAATTTTAAAAAAGCTGGATTTATCCACTTTAACACAGGATAATAACTCATATATCGACGAGGAACTCAAAGAACATTTTTCAGACATTGTATACACCTGTTTCTGTAAAGACAAAGAACTCCGGATAACCCTTTTATTCGAGCATAAGAGTTATGCCGTAGCATGTCCATATCTACAGTTGATGAAATACCTTTTAAAGATATGGGAATCGAACAGCAAACAGGCGCAAAGGCTCATACCGGTAATTCCGGTGATATTGTATCATGGCAAAGAGACGTGGAACGTCAGGCGATTCAGAGACTATTTTGAAGGGATAGACGAGGTATTCTTTAGATTTATACCGGAGTTTGAATATCTGCTGACTGATCTGAGTTTCTACAGTAACGAGGAAATAAAGGACAAGGTATTTAGAAGGGCATCCCTTCAAATAACCATGTTATTAATGAGGAACATATATAATGACAAAATTCTGGGAGATAAGCTAAAGGTATTCTTTGAAATAGGGAAGCAGTATTTTGAAGAGGGTGAAGGATTAAAGTTTCTGGAAAGTGTAATCAGGTATTTGTACTATGCGTCGGATATATCGGAAGAACGGGTAATAGATACCCTGAAAGAGGTATCAGAGGAAGGAGGTAAATTGAGTATGACAATAGCGGCTCGATTAATAGAGAAAGGCAAGTTGGCTGGTATAGAGGAAGGCAGAAAGGAAGGCAAAGAGGAAGGCAGGATAGAAGGCAGAGCGGAAGGTGCGATAGAGGGCGAGAGGAAGGGAAGGTTAAAAGGTAGGATAGAGGGCATAATGGAGGGCTGGAAAGATGGCGAGTGGAAGGGTGAAAGGAAAGGTCGGATAAAAGGTCTAAGGCACTGTCCAAAAATAATTTGGTATTTTTATTAA
- a CDS encoding ISAzo13 family transposase, translating into MVKLLEELMEGDTAGDPMGKGKIWTRRSTRTLKKECGDRGVSVCATTVSKLLKDMDYSLRVNRKTIAETRHPNRNRQFEIINETKKYFEDSGQPIISVDSKKKELIGNFRNEGKAWTKIVNEVLAHDFRSQAIGVGCPFGIYELLTNLGTVIVGTSYDTPEFAVESIKIWLDEFGWKRYPCAKELLILCDAGGSNGFRPRLWKYALYQNICKVYGLSIRICHYPSGASKWNPVEHRLFSFISKNWEGNPLRSYDVMLSLIAGTTTRAGLLVQAILNEKEYQKGIKITDDQMKEININKHSVLPDWNYTISLN; encoded by the coding sequence GTGGTAAAACTTCTTGAAGAATTGATGGAGGGCGATACTGCAGGAGACCCAATGGGTAAAGGAAAAATATGGACGAGAAGAAGCACACGTACTCTAAAAAAAGAATGCGGTGATAGAGGTGTAAGCGTATGTGCAACAACAGTTAGTAAGCTTCTTAAGGACATGGATTATTCTCTGAGAGTAAATCGCAAAACGATAGCAGAGACACGCCATCCGAACCGTAATAGACAGTTTGAAATTATTAATGAGACAAAAAAGTATTTTGAAGATTCTGGTCAGCCAATAATCAGTGTTGACAGTAAGAAAAAGGAATTGATAGGTAATTTCAGAAATGAGGGCAAGGCGTGGACAAAAATAGTAAATGAAGTTTTGGCCCATGATTTTCGTTCACAGGCAATTGGTGTTGGATGTCCGTTTGGTATCTATGAATTGCTGACTAATCTAGGGACAGTTATTGTTGGTACGTCCTATGACACACCGGAATTTGCAGTCGAGTCAATTAAGATTTGGCTGGATGAATTTGGTTGGAAGAGGTATCCATGCGCAAAAGAACTCCTTATTCTTTGTGACGCAGGAGGGAGCAACGGATTTCGTCCCCGGTTGTGGAAATATGCGCTTTATCAAAATATTTGTAAAGTTTACGGACTCTCCATCAGGATTTGCCACTATCCCTCAGGAGCATCAAAATGGAATCCGGTAGAACATCGTCTGTTTAGTTTTATCAGTAAAAATTGGGAAGGGAATCCTTTGAGGTCTTATGATGTTATGCTAAGTTTAATTGCTGGCACTACAACAAGAGCGGGTCTTCTCGTACAAGCCATTCTTAACGAGAAAGAATACCAAAAAGGAATCAAAATCACTGATGACCAAATGAAAGAAATAAACATAAACAAACACAGTGTCTTGCCAGATTGGAATTATACAATTTCACTTAACTAA
- a CDS encoding IS1634 family transposase, translating to MHIVENKSKSGKKIYRSTLLRESYREDGKVKKRTIANLSNCTPLEIEAIRLALAHKDDLCALGALSESVKLHEGLSVGAAWSVYQVAKELGIEEALGKDFEGKLALWQVMARVIGRGSRLSAVRLAQIHAAGDVLDMKRGFDENNLYDNLSWLSENQAKIERKLFELRRGGNKPKLFLYDVTSSYLEGKSNHFGEYGYNRDGKKRKKQIVIGMLCDEFGEPVSTEVFRGNTQDPKTFESQVKKVLERFGCKDVTIVGDRGMIKTVQIESLPEGFHYITAITKPQIESLINKGILQLGLFEEKLCEIKDDEVRYILRRNPVRAEEMSKTRVSKLQSIEKYIVKKNSYLKEHPKSSVSKALETTRERLTRLKLDGWVQIKEEDRTLKIERAEEALKEASYLDGCYAIKTDLEENEADTNLVHERYKDLTEVEKAFRDCKTVNLEVRPVYVRKEDSTRGHVFVVMLAYMIIRRLRRAWKNFDLTVEEGLAQLTTICSMEVTIKGQKASCQKIPRPRQQSHELLEALQIKLPEVLPSRNIRVVTRKKLAVRRKSQ from the coding sequence ATGCATATTGTAGAGAACAAGTCAAAATCCGGTAAAAAAATCTATCGATCTACCCTTCTGCGGGAATCGTACCGTGAGGATGGGAAGGTCAAGAAACGCACCATTGCGAATCTGTCGAATTGCACTCCCCTGGAGATTGAAGCGATAAGACTTGCACTCGCACATAAAGACGATCTCTGTGCATTGGGCGCATTGTCAGAATCGGTGAAACTCCATGAGGGTTTGTCTGTGGGAGCAGCGTGGAGCGTGTACCAAGTGGCAAAGGAATTAGGGATAGAAGAGGCATTGGGAAAGGACTTTGAAGGAAAGCTGGCGCTTTGGCAAGTAATGGCAAGGGTAATAGGCCGGGGGTCAAGACTGTCTGCAGTAAGGCTGGCGCAGATACATGCTGCGGGTGACGTCCTGGATATGAAGCGTGGGTTTGACGAGAACAATCTGTACGATAATTTGTCATGGTTGTCAGAGAATCAGGCAAAGATAGAGCGAAAGCTGTTTGAGTTAAGACGAGGAGGCAATAAGCCGAAGTTGTTTTTGTATGACGTGACGAGCAGTTATTTAGAGGGGAAGTCGAATCATTTTGGTGAGTACGGGTATAATCGTGACGGCAAAAAGAGGAAAAAACAGATAGTGATCGGTATGCTTTGTGATGAATTCGGGGAGCCGGTATCAACAGAAGTATTTAGGGGCAACACCCAGGATCCGAAGACCTTTGAATCTCAGGTAAAGAAGGTATTAGAGCGGTTTGGATGCAAAGATGTAACGATTGTAGGAGATCGTGGGATGATCAAGACGGTGCAAATCGAAAGTTTACCGGAAGGGTTTCATTACATAACGGCGATAACCAAGCCGCAGATAGAGTCGTTGATAAATAAAGGGATACTGCAATTAGGATTGTTCGAAGAAAAGCTCTGCGAGATAAAGGATGATGAGGTTAGATATATTCTGAGGCGCAATCCGGTAAGGGCGGAAGAGATGTCAAAGACCCGTGTATCAAAATTACAGAGTATAGAGAAATACATCGTGAAGAAGAACAGTTATCTGAAGGAACATCCTAAGTCGTCAGTATCGAAGGCCCTGGAAACAACAAGGGAAAGGCTAACGAGATTGAAACTTGATGGGTGGGTGCAGATAAAAGAAGAGGATAGGACGCTAAAGATAGAGAGAGCTGAGGAAGCATTAAAGGAGGCATCATACCTTGATGGTTGTTACGCAATCAAGACTGATCTTGAGGAGAACGAGGCGGATACCAATCTGGTACATGAACGATACAAGGATTTAACGGAAGTGGAGAAGGCGTTTCGGGACTGTAAGACGGTGAATTTGGAGGTTCGTCCGGTGTATGTAAGAAAGGAGGATAGTACACGGGGACATGTGTTTGTGGTAATGCTTGCGTACATGATAATTCGAAGGCTGCGCAGAGCGTGGAAGAATTTTGACTTGACGGTAGAGGAAGGTCTCGCACAATTGACGACCATTTGTTCGATGGAAGTAACAATCAAAGGCCAAAAAGCTAGTTGCCAGAAGATCCCGCGTCCGCGGCAACAATCACATGAATTATTAGAGGCATTACAGATAAAGTTGCCAGAAGTATTGCCAAGCCGGAACATACGGGTAGTCACTAGAAAAAAGCTTGCTGTTCGGCGTAAAAGCCAATAA
- a CDS encoding cysteine desulfurase family protein — protein sequence MEKLYMDNAAGTPMHPQVIDAIIPFLKEGYGNPSNIHQFGRFTSDAIRSARESVANLINAKANEIIFTSSGTEANNFAIKGISAANKKKGNHIITSAIEHFSVLNPLKSLEKSGYEITCLPVDKYGLVNPDDVKNAIKPTTILVSILFANGEIGTIEPIREISAVVKAKDIIFHTDAVAAAGNIPIDVADVAVDVLSMSANQFYGPSGTGALYVREGVRLLPLIEGGVQEGGRRAGTENVIGIVGMGKAAELAKSEMPQRTKQIQKLRDMLHDGLLGKISHIHINGHLTNKLPGNLSVCIEFIEGESVLLFLDMQGIAISSGSACTSRSLKASHVIMATGVDPALAQGTVLFSIGRENTEEDVECVLEKMPPIVERLRQMSPLYQQK from the coding sequence ATGGAAAAACTTTACATGGATAATGCCGCGGGAACGCCAATGCATCCACAGGTGATAGATGCAATTATCCCATTTTTAAAAGAAGGGTATGGCAACCCTTCCAATATACATCAGTTTGGAAGATTTACAAGCGATGCAATACGAAGTGCGCGTGAGAGTGTGGCAAATCTTATTAACGCAAAAGCAAACGAAATTATTTTTACCTCAAGCGGAACGGAGGCAAATAATTTTGCAATAAAAGGCATCTCTGCCGCAAACAAAAAGAAAGGTAATCATATTATTACCTCTGCAATAGAACATTTTTCCGTACTTAATCCCCTGAAATCCCTGGAGAAATCAGGATATGAAATTACCTGTTTGCCGGTTGATAAGTATGGATTGGTAAATCCTGACGATGTAAAAAATGCGATTAAACCGACAACGATATTGGTCTCGATACTGTTTGCCAATGGCGAAATCGGGACAATCGAACCGATCAGAGAAATTTCGGCGGTTGTTAAGGCAAAGGACATTATTTTCCATACAGATGCCGTTGCCGCAGCAGGAAATATTCCTATAGATGTTGCAGATGTGGCGGTTGACGTGTTAAGCATGTCTGCAAACCAATTTTATGGCCCGTCAGGAACTGGTGCGCTTTATGTGAGAGAAGGGGTAAGGCTTCTTCCCTTGATAGAAGGCGGGGTGCAGGAAGGTGGCAGAAGGGCTGGAACGGAAAATGTTATCGGCATTGTTGGTATGGGAAAAGCGGCTGAATTGGCAAAGAGCGAAATGCCGCAACGAACAAAACAGATACAGAAATTAAGAGACATGCTGCACGACGGGTTGTTGGGAAAAATCAGCCATATCCATATAAACGGGCATTTGACAAACAAGCTTCCGGGAAATCTGAGCGTGTGCATAGAATTTATTGAAGGTGAATCGGTGCTGTTGTTTCTGGATATGCAGGGCATTGCAATTTCAAGCGGTTCCGCATGCACTTCACGCTCTTTGAAGGCGTCACATGTAATAATGGCGACAGGCGTAGACCCTGCGCTGGCTCAGGGTACGGTACTTTTTAGTATCGGGAGGGAGAATACGGAAGAAGACGTTGAATGTGTCCTTGAAAAAATGCCTCCCATTGTGGAACGTCTTCGACAGATGTCCCCATTGTACCAGCAGAAATAA